A region from the Neurospora crassa OR74A linkage group V, whole genome shotgun sequence genome encodes:
- a CDS encoding phospholipid-translocating P-type ATPase, with the protein MPSSDTYHLSKPPDSHVVDESDSDLEIDLEELDPQATDPNNHHQSLGQHRSRNSSEQRPPPPTTSIALRNLRMGSLRRGAKRNGYGELGRSRDGNDDDDADALLRHDRHSVGSATHDEDAGLLSEHGGGGRIRTSSGRRRRSFAGDGLRNISMKLPGFMSGDQSNHNDEQEQEEDDPSSSRLVAVGSSQSTRFPPNIISNAKYTAWSFLPVTLYNEFSFFFNMYFLLVALSQAIPALRIGYLSTYVAPLAFVLFITLAKEAYDDIERRRRDNEANSEEYTVLQFDDPGASLGINRPRRKMKSSHTRTGSKRLGIEQENDRLSDIQEEEEQTEGRGLRELPASYLSEVSKKSRDLKVGDVLKLTKGHRVPADVIILKCLAHESAANKETEEQEVPAKEEMLLLDHVDDDDVGEGSSKNAKTSKESNNNGAEGSSSGETFIRTDQLDGETDWKLRLASPLSQNLSTEELVRLRVTAGKPDKRVNEFVGTLELLPSRQDVMSGAAYNPREGDDVKAAPLSIDNTAWANTVIASNATTLAVIVYTGPQTRSALSTSPSRSKTGLLEYEINSLTKILCFLTLFLSIVLVALEGFSTAKGNIWYVKIMRFLVLFSTIVPISLRVNLDLGKSVYSWFIQRDPGIPGAVVRTSTIPEDLGRIEYLLSDKTGTLTQNEMEMKKIHVGTVSYANEAMDEVATYVKQGFNLSSSASSASLALATPSSTYSAANVGATRTRREIGSRVRDVVLALALCHNVTPTSEEDENGHTVNSYQASSPDEIAIVKWTESVGLRLAHRDRKNIVLESAETGRPVVKVRILDIFPFTSEGKRMGIIVQFYEKLQPGNPSLGSSEIWFYQKGADTVMSSIVAANDWLDEETANMAREGLRTLVVGRKRLSLKEYQEFSAKHHEASLAISGREANMQAVVSQYLEHNLELLGVTGVEDKLQKDVKPSLELLRNAGIKIWMLTGDKVETARCVAVSSKLVARGQYIHTIAKLRRKDGAQDNLDLLRSKTDSCLLIDGESLAMYLTHFRREFISVAVLLPTVVACRCSPTQKAEVAKLIKEYTKKRVCCIGDGGNDVSMIQAADVGVGIVGKEGRQASLAADFSIEQFHHLTKLLVWHGRNSYKRSAKLAQFVIHRGLIIAVCQTMYSIALKFEPEGLYKDWLMVGYATVYTAFPVLSLVLDKDVDEDLANLYPELYKELTSGSSLSYRTFFVWVFVSIYQGCLIQGLSQVLTGIDGPRMLAVSYTVLVLNELLMVAIEITTWHWVMVVSIVGTFLMYIVSIPFLGDYFDLKFVLTLGFLWRVAAIAAISLIPTYAAKVIRRTMKPPSYRKVQGI; encoded by the exons ATGCCTTCTTCAGACACATACCATCTCTCCAAGCCGCCCGATTCCCACGTCGTCGATGAATCCGACTCCGACTTGGAGATAGACCTCGAAGAACTCGACCCCCAGGCAACCGACCCCAATAACCACCACCAGTCCTTGGGGCAACACCGCAGCCGCAACTCGTCCGAACAacgccctcctcccccaacaACAAGTATAGCACTTCGCAATCTTCGCATGGGGAGTCTACGCCGTGGCGCCAAACGCAATGGATATGGCGAGCTAGGCCGTAGCCGGGACGgaaacgacgacgacgacgccgacgctCTGCTCCGCCATGATCGCCACTCGGTTGGCAGTGCCACCCACGACGAGGATGCCGGCCTCCTCAGCGAacatggtggtggcggccgAATACGCACCAGCAGTGGAAGACGACGGAGGTCTTTCGCCGGTGACGGTCTTCGAAACATCTCGATGAAGCTACCAGGCTTCATGTCGGGCGACCAGAGCAACCATAACGACGAGCAGGAacaggaggaagacgaccCCTCATCGTCACGATTAGTTGCAGTTGGCTCATCCCAGTCTACCCGCTTCCCACCCAACATCATATCCAACGCAAAGTACACAGCATGGAGTTTTCTGCCAGTCACTTTGTACAACgagttctccttcttcttcaacatgtACTTCCTCCTGGTCGCCCTCTCCCAGGCCATCCCCGCACTACGAATCGGCTATCTCTCCACCTACGTTGCACCCTTGGCATTTGTCTTGTTCATCACCCTAGCAAAGGAGGCTTACGACGATATCGaacggagaagaagggacaACGAGGCGAATTCCGAAGAGTACACCGTTCTGCAGTTCGACGATCCAGGCGCTAGTCTAGGCATCAACCGGCctaggaggaagatgaaatCGTCTCATACACGAACGGGCTCTAAACGTCTTGGCATTGAGCAGGAAAATGATCGGCTATCGGATAtccaagaggaggaagaacagACTGAAGGTCGGGGTCTTCGCGAATTGCCGGCATCCTACCTATCCGAAGTCAGCAAAAAGTCGCGGGACCTCAAGGTCGGTGACGTCTTGAAGCTTACCAAGGGCCATCGCGTTCCGGCAGATGTTATCATTCTCAAGTGCTTGGCACACGAATCAGCTGCCAACAAGGAGACCGAAGAGCAAGAAGTACCCGCGAAGGAGGAGATGCTGCTCCTGGACCAtgtcgatgatgacgatgttgGAGAGGGCAGTTCCAAGAATGCGAAAACGTCCAAGGAGAGCAACAATAATGGCGCCGAGGGAAGCTCTAGCGGCGAGACTTTTATTCGGACCGACCAACTGGACGGTGAAACTGATTGGAAGCTGCGGTTGGCGTCCCCGTTATCTCAAAACCTTAGCACTGAGGAACTAGTTCGTCTCCGTGTCACGGCCGGAAAACCTGACAAAAGGGTCAATGAGTTCGTCGGAACATTGGAACTTCTTCCTTCGCGACAAGATGTCATGAGCGGTGCCGCCTACAACCCTAGGGAGGGCGACGATGTCAAGGCAGCGCCTCTCTCGATCGACAACACGGCCTGGGCGAATACGGTCATCGCATCGAATGCGACAACCCTCGCAGTGATTGTTTATACCGGACCTCAAACCCGGTCAGCCCTGTCTACATCACCTTCGCGATCAAAGACCGGCCTTCTAGAGTATGAGATCAACTCACTCACCAAAATCCTTTGCTTCCTGACGCTCTTCCTGTCTATCGTTCTTGTTGCGCTGGAAGGCTTCAGCACGGCCAAGGGAAACATCTGGTACGTGAAGATCATGAGATTCTTAGTGTTATTCTCCACCATCGTCCCCATTAGTCTCCGTGTCAACCTGGATCTCGGCAAGTCTGTCTACTCATGGTTTATCCAAAGAGATCCTGGGATTCCCGGGGCTGTCGTGCGAACCAGCACGATTCCGGAGGATCTGGGACGGATAGAGTATCTACTGAGTGACAAGACGGGCACTCTAACCCAAAACGAAATGGAAATGAAAAAGATCCACGTCGGCACTGTCTCGTATGCCAACGAAGCAATGGATGAGGTTGCAACCTACGTGAAGCAGGGGTTTAATCTGAGCTCATCGGCCTCTTCCGCAAGCTTGGCTTTGGCAACCCCGTCTTCAACATACTCGGCCGCCAATGTTGGTGCCACGAGGACACGCCGAGAGATTGGGTCGCGTGTCCGTGATGTCGTACTAGCTCTTGCCCTCTGCCACAACGTTACCCCAACTTcggaagaagacgagaacGGTCACACCGTCAACTCATACCAAGCCAGCTCGCCTGACGAGATTGCCATTGTAAAATGGACCGAGTCCGTAGGCTTGCGTCTGGCTCACCGAGATCGCAAGAACATCGTTCTCGAATCCGCCGAAACCGGCCGGCCAGTGGTCAAGGTTCGTATTCTCGACATTTTCCCCTTCACTTCGGAGGGCAAGCGCATGGGCATCATTGTCCAGTTCTACGAAAAGCTCCAGCCCGGGAACCCCAGCCTCGGCAGCAGCGAGATTTGGTTCTACCAAAAGGGTGCGGACACTGTCATGAGCTCCATCGTCGCTGCCAACGACTGGCTCGATGAGGAGACGGCCAACATGGCGCGCGAAGGTCTCCGCACGCTCGTGGTCGGCAGGAAGCGTCTGTCTCTGAAGGAATACCAGGAGTTCTCGGCCAAGCACCACGAAGCCTCGCTCGCCATCAGCGGCCGCGAAGCCAACATGCAGGCTGTCGTCTCGCAGTATCTCGAGCATAACCTGGAACTGCTTGGTGTGACGGGCGTCGAAGATAAGCTGCAAAAGGACGTCAAACCTTCTCTAGAACTTCTTCGAAACGCCGGCATTAAAATCTGGATGCTTACAGGCGACAAGGTCGAAACCGCTCGCTGCGTCGCCGTGAGCTCCAAGCTTGTAGCCAGGGGTCAGTACATCCACACGATTGCCAAGCTCAGGAGGAAGGACGGCGCGCAAGATAATCTGGACCTGCTCCGAAGCAAGACCGATTCCTGTCTGCTCATCGATGGAGAGTCCCTCGCCATGTACCTGACCCACTTCCGACGCGAGTTCATCTCCGTAGCCGTGCTTTTGCCGACCGTCGTGGCCTGCCGTTGCTCGCCTACCCAGAAAGCCGAGGTCGCCAAGCTAATCAAGGAGTACACCAAGAAGCGCGTCTGCTGTATCGGGGACGGTGGAAACGATGTTTCCATGATCCAGGCTGCTGACGTGGGCGTGGGTATTGTGGGTAAGGAAGGTCGCCAGGCTAGTTTGGCGGCCGACTTTTCCATCGAGCAGTTTCATCACTTGACCAAGCTTTTGGTGTGGCACGGTCGTAATAGCTATAAGCGCAGCGCAAAGCTGGCGCAGTTTGTCATTCATCGTGGCTTGATTATTGCTGTCTGTCAGACTATGTACAGTATTGCTCTCAAGTTTGAGCCGGAGGGTCTCTACAAG GACTGGCTGATGGTAGGCTACGCAACAGTCTACACCGCATTCCCCGTCCTCTCTCTCGTCCTCGACAAGGACGTAGACGAGGACCTTGCTAACCTGTACCCCGAGCTCTACAAGGAATTAACCTCGGGTAGCTCTCTTTCCTACCGGACGTTTTTCGTTTGGGTCTTCGTCTCCATCTATCAGGGCTGTCTGATCCAGGGCCTGTCTCAAGTCCTCACCGGCATCGATGGCCCCCGCATGTTGGCCGTCAGTTACACGGTGCTGGTGCTCAACGAGCTGCTCATGGTTGCGATCGAGATCACGACGTGGCATTGGGTCATGGTGGTCTCGATTGTGGGAACCTTTCTGATGTACATTGTCTCGATACCGTTTTTGGGGGATTATTTTGATTTGAAGTTTGTTTTGACTTT GGGCTTCTTATGGCGCGTGGCTGCTATCGCTGCTATCTCGCTCATCCCGACGTATGCGGCCAAGGTGATTAGGAGGACGATGAAACCGCCTTCGTATAGGAAGGTCCAGGGGATATAA